A region from the Dendropsophus ebraccatus isolate aDenEbr1 chromosome 1, aDenEbr1.pat, whole genome shotgun sequence genome encodes:
- the LOC138780895 gene encoding protocadherin gamma-B4-like gives MNDTRHRRIQWEQIYQVICFIFFFINDIYGQLQYSVLEEMKRGSVIGNVAKDLGIKVEELGKRKFQLISKAKKLYVNVNLDNGDFFVADRIDRETLCGNKPNCFINLEAVIENPLNFYTITIEIQDVNDNSPIFSDNYFQVEISEVTLPGARFALGNAQDPDIGSNSVQSYTLSGNDNFNLGEKITTDGIKYPEIILETSLDREKQSSYELILTALDGGNPQKSSTATVRIIVQDVNDNLPMFNQDTYRIRLQENAAIGSLVIQLNATDEDEGSNAQINYSFSHISDTGRQLFTIDSVNGEIKVLGDLDYETSDTYEMTVVAKDGGGHVTHCKVLVEVIDINDNAPEILIKSLSASIPEDSPVGTVIALLNVHDLDSGMNSEVACHISDTLVFQLIPSPNSYYKLVTAANMDRERNPSHNVTIHCTDNGSPPLSTNKTFQLNISDVNDNAPVFEKMSYILYIGENNQPGTSIHNVRASDLDCDDNGKISYSILNSNVEDIPVTSYVSINSMTGVLYAQRSFDYEQLREFQFQVMAKDSGSPPLSSNVTVRICIIDKNDNAPKILYPSADTEGSALFEFIPHSAEKGYLVTKVIAVDADSGHNAWLSYHLLQVPDPTLFTIGHYTGEIKIGRDIQDSDSLRQQIVVLVKDNGVPSLSCTVSVHLVVAENFQQAVPEIRKQPNVSNTSSNVTFYLVVSIAFISILFIVTVLITIGLKCRKSDTPTTYGAYSRNVYPQFTLGCPSEISDTSLPFPFSYDVCVTLDSKQNEIAYLKPVQNVPTDNLIDTDVSTAMNDASSDLSSVSIAQSSKVGKFGEIHFLNIQSLAANNTLLTINFSTLVTSIPPRSPRSAVSGHFFNSTLILLLISPNISSQYLLSLGHLHIK, from the exons ATGAATGATACAAGGCACAGAAGAATACAATGGGAGCAGATTTATCAGGtaatttgctttatttttttctttatcaatGATATCTATGGGCAGCTACAATATTCAGTACTAGAAGAAATGAAGCGAGGATCTGTCATTGGGAATGTGGCAAAAGATCTTGGAATTAAGGTAGAGGAATTGGGAAAGAGAAAATTTCAACTTATTTCAAAAGCCAAAAAATTGTATGTCAATGTTAATCTGGATAATGGAGACTTTTTTGTAGCAGACAGAATTGATAGAGAAACATTATGTGGAAATAAACCAAACTGCTTTATAAACCTGGAGGCTGTAATAGAAAATCCTTTGAATTTTTACACAATTACCATTGAGATCCAGGATGTGAATGATAACTCTCCCATATTTTCAGACAATTACTTTCAAGTAGAAATCAGTGAGGTCACCTTACCTGGGGCCCGCTTTGCTTTAGGAAATGCTCAAGACCCGGATATAGGAAGCAACTCTGTACAGAGTTATACACTGAGCGGCAATGACAACTTTAATCTTGGAGAAAAAATTACAACAGATGGAATTAAATATCCGGAAATTATACTGGAAACGTCATTGGATAGAGAGAAGCAAAGTTCCTATGAGTTAATCCTAACAGCCCTGGATGGAGGTAACCCACAGAAATCCAGCACTGCTACAGTAAGGATTATTGTCCAGGATGTTAATGACAACCTGCCTATGTTTAACCAGGACACATATCGAATAAGATTACAGGAAAATGCCGCTATTGGATCCCTTGTCATCCAGTTAAATGCAACTGATGAAGATGAAGGATCTAATGCTCAAATAAATTATTCTTTCAGTCACATTTCTGATACTGGACGCCAGTTATTTACTATAGACTCAGTAAATGGGGAAATCAAAGTCCTAGGAGATTTGGACTATGAAACATCAGACACCTATGAAATGACTGTAGTGGCTAAAGATGGcggaggtcatgtgacacattgCAAGGTGTTGGTAGAAGTGATTGACATCAATGACAATGCCCCAGAAATACTGATAAAATCTCTATCAGCATCAATTCCAGAGGATTCTCCTGTAGGCACTGTGATAGCATTACTCAATGTCCATGACTTGGACTCAGGGATGAATAGTGAAGTTGCTTGTCATATTTCAGACACATTGGTTTTTCAGCTAATTCCATCCCCCAATAGTTACTATAAACTAGTGACTGCAGCTAATATGGACCGAGAAAGAAATCCTTCCCACAATGTTACTATACATTGTACGGATAATGGATCTCCTCCACTATCTACCAACAAGACCTTTCAGCTCAACATCTCAGATGTGAATGACAATGCTCCAGTCTTTGAGAAGATGAGCTACATTCTGTATATTGGAGAAAATAACCAACCAGGTACATCAATACACAATGTCCGTGCTTCAGATCTGGACTGTGATGACAATGGGAAGATTAGTTATAGCATTCTGAACAGTAATGTAGAAGATATTCCTGTCACCTCCTATGTCTCCATAAACTCAATGACTGGGGTTCTCTATGCCCAGAGATCATTTGACTATGAACAGCTGCGGGAATTTCAGTTCCAGGTGATGGCTAAAGACAGTGGATCTCCTCCTCTAAGCAGTAATGTCACAGTGAGGATATGTATCATTGATAAGAATGATAATGCTCCTAAGATCCTCTACCCATCAGCAGACACTGAGGGATCAGCATTATTTGAGTTTATTCCTCACTCTGCTGAGAAGGGTTATCTAGTCACCAAAGTGATAGCAGTGGACGCTGACTCTGGACACAATGCCTGGCTCTCCTATCACTTACTACAGGTTCCTGACCCAACATTATTCACCATTGGTCATTACACTGGAGAAATAAAAATCGGGCGAGATATTCAAGACTCTGATTCCTTAAGACAGCAAATTGTGGTTCTGGTGAAGGATAATGGGGTCCCATCTTTGTCCTGTACAGTATCAGTCCATTTAGTTGTGGCAGAAAACTTTCAACAGGCTGTACCAGAGATAAGGAAACAACCGAATGTATCAAATACTTCTTCCAATGTAACATTCTACCTGGTGGTATCCATAGCTTTCATCTCAATTCTCTTTATTGTAACTGTGCTGATCACCATAGGGTTAAAATGCAGGAAATCTGATACCCCAACAACCTATGGAGCATATAGCAGAAATGTGTATCCTCAGTTTACCCTGGGATGTCCttctgagatcagtgatacaaGTTTACCTTTCCCATTCTcatatgatgtgtgtgtgactCTGGACTCAAAGCAGAATGAAATTGCTTATCTGAAACCGGTGCAGAACGTCCCTACAGACAACCTCATCGACACTGATGTATCTACAGCTATGAATGATGCTTCCAGTGATCTGTCATCTGTCAGTATTGCACag TCCTCCAAAGTTGGCAAATTCGGGGAAATCCACTTCCTTAATATACAGAGCCTGGCCGCGAACAACACTCTACTAACTATAAATTTCTCCACCCTAGTGACTTCTATCCCTCCAAGATCCCCTAGAAGTGCCGTTTCCGGACATTTCTTCAACTCCACGCTTATTCTCTTATTAATTTCACCGAATATTTCTTCCCAATATCTTTTAAGTTTGGGACATCTCCACATCAAATGA